A genomic window from Purpureocillium takamizusanense chromosome 2, complete sequence includes:
- a CDS encoding uncharacterized protein (EggNog:ENOG502SUZR~SECRETED:SignalP(1-17~SECRETED:cutsite=AVA-LP~SECRETED:prob=0.4967)): protein MHLRSLAVFAVQAAAVALPDPDPSQVYGAAARWNQRRAACHDDNVLRNLRDKRFSASASEFCSTYIQSTVTQTAYESTTHQTVTATPVETVAATTIVYTATFTPGIHTTYVWSTIQDPRYNWKRDAPAYPTWLPVTYEPSRVSSACSCFITSPAAPAQQTVSSTGVLTITDTDVLPTVTTTLVSTVTTELFTVPTVTATVGIECGLRGCTTEDWVLMSRNEPKFEDCVSLCKIWGNCVSLQWNAVDSICNLLKDNATVVYNPNTPDNLAACRNFQIYDWQCVIKNRFGL from the exons ATGCATCTGAGGAgtctcgccgtcttcgccgtccaggccgccgcagtcgcccTGCCCGACCCGGATCCCTCCCAGGTCTACGGCGCAGCAGCTAGATGGAACCAGCGACGGGCGGCTtgccacgacgacaacgtccTCCGTAACCTGCGCGACAAGCGCTTtagcgccagcgccagcgagtTCTGCTCAACGTACATCCAGTCCACCGTCACGCAGACCGCATACGAATCTACCACGCACcagacggtgacggcgacgcctgTCGAGACCGTCGCCGCAACGACCATTGTGTA CACGGCTACCTTCACGCCCGGCATCCACACCACCTACGTGTGGTCGACCATCCAAGACCCGCGATACAACTGGAAGCGCGACGCACCCGCCTATCCCACCTGGCTCCCCGTGACGTATGAGCCATCACGGGTGAGCAGCGCCTGCTCTTGCTTCATCacgagcccggcggcgcccgcccagcagACTGTCTCCTCCACTGGCGTCCTGACGATCACCGATACC GATGTCCTTCCAACCGTGACCACGACGCTCGTCTCCACCGTCACGACCGAGCTCTTCACCGTGCCCACAgtcaccgccaccgtcggcatCGAGTGCGGCCTCCGGGGCTGCACCACCGAGGACTGGGTCCTGATGTCCAGGAACGAGCCCAAATTTGAGGACTGCGTCAGCCTCTGCAAGATATGGGGCAACTGCGTCTCGCTCCAGTGGaacgccgtcgacagcatCTGCAACCTCCTCAAGGATAACGCCACGGTCGTCTACAACCCCAACACGCCCGAcaacctcgccgcctgccgcaaCTTTCAGATTTACGACTGGCAGTGTGTGATTAAGAACAGGTTTGGTTTGTAG
- a CDS encoding uncharacterized protein (TransMembrane:2 (i138-162o168-187i)~EggNog:ENOG503PAYZ), whose product MIRRAVRWLLGHDEPRDPEKQQQQQQQHQTLHAADMYPDGIAASRDPENEHHHHQHQHHQPPPPPNDGNNPRRLSVIPTSEAALVPPTDKLLVFRSLTGIDTVPTLSTSGHASRAAPNHGIYPRVVRAERKAKRGYRVFNVAINACLGIQMIVAATLTALGAANGSRAAVTGFGAINTIIAGILTYLKGSGLPNRLKFVADEFRAVREYMEQREREFCLADCPLNPYEEVQIVDDMYGAARQNSDNKQGQGGGGGQRGGGVVAAAQHQQANMAAAASSGLGHLVQRFSKFTDSSASTKVPPPQCHCEKQSVKE is encoded by the coding sequence ATGATCCGACGAGCTGTTCGCTGGCtgctcggccacgacgaACCTCGCGATCccgagaagcagcagcagcagcagcaacaacaccagACCCTTCACGCGGCCGACATGTACcccgacggcatcgccgcaTCGCGGGATCCAGAGAAtgagcatcaccaccaccaacaccaacaccaccagccgccgcccccgcccaacgacggcaacaacccgcgccgcctcagcGTCATCCCCACCTCCGAGGCGGCACTGGTCCCGCCAACGGACAAGCTACTCGTCTTCCGATCGCTCACAGGCATCGACACGGTCCCCACGCTCAGCACCTCGGGCcacgcctcgcgcgcggcgcccaaCCACGGCATCTACCCGCGGGTTgtgcgcgccgagcgcaaggccaagcgcgGCTACCGCGTCTTCAACGTCGCCATCAACGCCTGCCTGGGGATCCAGATGATTGTCGCGGCCACGCTGACGGCCCTGGGCGCGGCCAACgggtcgcgcgccgccgtgacgggcttcggcgccatcaacaccatcatCGCGGGCATCCTGACGTACCTCAAGGGCAGCGGGCTGCCGAACCGCCTCAAGTtcgtggccgacgagttCCGCGCCGTCCGCGAGTACATggagcagcgcgagcgcgagttCTGTCTCGCCGACTGCCCGCTCAACCCCTACGAGGAGGTGCAgatcgtcgacgacatgtaCGGCGCCGCGAGGCAGAACTCCGACAACaagcagggccagggcggcggcggcgggcagaggggcggcggcgtcgtcgccgcggcgcagcaccagcaggcgaacatggcagcggcggcgtcgtcggggctTGGCCACCTTGTGCAGCGCTTCTCCAAGTTTACCGACTCGTCGGCTTCCACAAAGGTACCACCACCTCAATGCCACTGCGAGAAACAGTCCGTGAAGGAGTAG
- a CDS encoding uncharacterized protein (EggNog:ENOG503NYYM~TransMembrane:12 (i87-111o117-139i151-169o175-198i210-231o237-260i291-314o326-345i357-376o382-405i417-440o446-465i)~COG:G) produces MSQTLTEPPPAAAPGAFELRRIASSGSRASGRVVGSAGHGDTKASPEAAAGQRHEDQEASDDGGAPPPDAYGVVERWNWPRSNLAKLAFSLVSFTLAGMNDAAVGALIPYLEEYYDLSYTVVSLIFLTPFVGYSTAASTNARIHVALGRRGVAVMAPLCHILTYAILAAHPPYPVLVVANAISGFGNGLTDACFCAWVGAMDKANAIQGFLHASYSLGALFAPLIATSMVVKAELPWYTFYYVLIGMGVVEFAGLTLSFWRDTGAVYRAQHAQENETGSGAGTREAIKSKVTWLCALFFFAYMGVEVGLGGWIVTFMLRVRHATPYASGISGSGFWAGMAVGRAGLGFVTERYGERLCLSIYLVVCVALQLLFWLVPSFVVSAVAAAFLGFFLGPMFPGAVMVTAKLLPKRIHVSAIGFAMAMGGTGGTVFPFIIGAIAAKKGVAVLQPVVLALIVLVAAVWLSFPRIKKRD; encoded by the exons ATGTCTCAAACCCTcaccgagccgccgccggccgccgcgcctgggGCCTTTGAGCTCCGTCGCATCGCCTCGTCCGGCTCCCGAGCCTCCGGCCGCGTGGTTGGAtccgccggccacggcgacaCCAAGGCGAgccccgaggccgccgccggccaacGACATGAAGATCAAGAAGCGTcagacgatggcggcgcgccgcccccggacGCCTACGGGGTCGTCGAGCGGTGGAACTGGCCGCGGTCTAACCTTGCCAAGCTGGCGTTTTCGCTCGTGTCGTTTACGCTCGCCGGGATGAacgacgctgccgtcggT GCCCTGATCCCATAC CTCGAAGAATACTACGACCTCAGCTACACCGTCGTCTCGCTCATCTTCCTCACCCCCTTCGTCGGCTactccaccgccgcctccaccaaTGCCCGCATccacgtcgccctcggccggcgcggcgtcgctgtcATGGCTCCCCTGTGCCACATCCTGACCtacgccatcctcgccgcccacccgccataccccgtgctcgtcgtcgccaacgccatcaGCGGCTTCGGCAACGGCCTGACCGATGCCTGCTTCTGCGCCTGggtcggcgccatggacaaGGCCAACGCCATCCAGGGCTTCCTGCACGCTTCCTACTCTCTCGGCGCCCTGTTCGCGCCGCTCATCGCCACCTCCATGGtggtcaaggccgagctgccGTGGTACACCTTTTACTATGTCTTG attggcatgggcgtcgtcgagtttGCGGGCCTGACGCTGAGCTTTTGGCGCGACACGGGCGCCGTGTATCGCGCGCAGCACGCCCAGGAGAACGAGACAGGAAGCGGAGCGGGCACtcgcgaggccatcaagtCCAAGGTGACCTGGCTCTGCGCCCTCTTCTTTTTTGCTTACATGGGTGTTGAGG tcggcctcggcggctggaTCGTCACGTTCATGCTGCGCgtgcgccacgccacgccgTACGCGTCCGGCATTTCGGGGTCCGGCTTCtgggcgggcatggcggtCGGCCGCGCGGGCTTGGGCTTTGTGACGGAGCGCTACGGCGAGCGCCTCTGCCTGAGCATATACCTGGTCGTGTGCGtcgcgctccagctgctcTTCTGGCTGGTGCCGTCGTTTGTCGTGTcagccgtcgcggcggccttcCTGGGCTTCTTCCTGGGGCCCATGTTCCCGGGGGCCGTCATGGTCACGGCCAAGCTGCTGCCGAAACGCATCCATGTGAGCGCGATTGGtttcgccatggccatgggcgggacggggggTACCGTGTTCCCGTTCATCATCGGCGCCATTgcggccaagaagggcgtcgccgtgctgcagCCCGTGGTGCTGGCGCTCATCGTCCTGGTTGCGGCCGTGTGGTTGAGCTTCCCTCGGATCAAGAAGCGGGACTGA
- a CDS encoding uncharacterized protein (EggNog:ENOG503P1GJ~COG:I~TransMembrane:7 (n5-15c24/25o34-53i135-156o213-235i247-268o294-316i328-348o368-392i)), with product MVPRLLVWTFIYIYTRSPASNSTATSPSSGIVSMRVWTLVWPTALVVLPLAWAQEPSLQDRLLLFPKCAMSCLGETIGQSECSLTNQTCMCTDQKLQDAMTTCVMGNCTIKEAIITKNLTASGCNAPVRDKTSEYVAISNAFGAISAAFVLQRFGYKLWAKLDFGLDDWFTLITIVTGVPSTVINAHGVAPNGMGRDTWTLTMENITNFGRDFYIMEIIYFAEVSLLKLAMLFFYIRIFPGIGVRRVLWGTVAFVSVFGIIFVFTAIFQCTPINYYWWKWDGIHQGHCLDINAIAWSNAAISIALDIWMLAIPLWQLRGLKLDWRKKVGVAMMFSVGAFVTIVSILRLRSLVKFGSDSTNPTWDFFDVGMWSTVEINVGIMCACMPSLRLLLVHLFPKLLGTTQRYYAKYSSGVHRTTTTRRQSRPFRATGNVSHVERSQHRPEIKSNAITLQTTYTVEYGDKDNDEMQLVYIRDLGGKDSRSGSASGSSDPV from the exons ATGGTCCCGCGTCTCCTCGTGTGGACCTTcatttatatatatacacGCAGCCCGGCGTCGAACTCGACGGCCACCAGCCCCTCCTCAGGCATCGTCAGCATGAGAGTGTGGACGCTGGTTTGGCCAACGGCCCTGGTGGTCCTGCCGTTGGCATGGGCCCAAGAGCCGTCGCTCCAGGATCGGCTTCTTCTGTTTCCCAAGTGTGCA ATGTCCTGTCTCGGAGAAACCATTGGGCAGAGTGAATGCTCCCTGACCAACCAAACATGCATGTGCACCGATCAGAAGCTACAGGACGCCATGACAACGTGCGTCATGGGCAACTGCACCATCAAGGAAGCCATCA TAACCAAGAACCTCACCGCATCGGGCTGCAATGCTCCTGTCCGGGACAAGACGAGCGAGTATGTGGCCATATCCAACGCCTTTGGCGCCATATCGGCCGCCTTTGTCCTTCAACGCTTTGGGTATAAGCTGTGGGCCAAGCTCGACTTTGGCCTTGATGACTGGTTTaccctcatcaccatcgtcactgGAGTTCCGAGCACTGTCATCAACGCCCATGGCGTTGCACCTAACGGCATGGGCCGGGACACTTGGACCCTGACGATGGAAAATATTACGAATTTTGGCCGCGACTTTTACATCATGGAAATCATCTACTTTGCTGAGGTGTCGCTCCTGAAACTGGCGATGCTCTTCTTTTATATCCGGATATTTCCCGGCATAGGGGTGCGACGAGTACTCTGGGGCACCGTTGCCTTCGTCTCCGTCTTCGGCATCATCTTTGTTTTCACCGCCATCTTCCAATGTACCCCTATTAACTACTACTGGTGGAAGTGGGACGGCATCCACCAAGGGCATTGTCTCGACATTAACGCCATTGCCTGGTCCAACGCCGCTATCAGCATCGCTCTGGACATATGGATGCTCGCTATCCCGCTATGGCAATTGCGTGGCCTTAAGCTAGACTGGAGGAAGAAGGTCGGTGTCGCAATGATGTTTAGTGTCGGTGCTTT CGTCACCATCGTCAGCATCCTCCGTCTCAGGTCACTCGTCAAGTTTGGGTCGGACTCAACGAATCCAACCTGGGACTTTTTTGACGTGGGCATGTGGTCCACAGTGGAAATCAACGTCGGCATTATGTGCGCGTGCATGCCGTcactgcggctgctgctggtgcacCTGTTCCCCAAGCTGCTGGGAACGACGCAGCGGTACTACGCCAAGTACTCGAGCGGCGTACATCGAACTACAACCACAAGGAGACAGAGCCGGCCATTTAGGGCAACGGGCAACGTGTCGCACGTGGAGCGATCGCAACACCGGCCCGAAATCAAGTCCAACGCCATCACCCTACAGACGACGTACACCGTGGAGTACGGAGACAAGGATAACGATGAGATGCAGCTGGTGTATATACGGGATCTTGGGGGCAAAGATTCGCGGTCTGGGAGTGCGAGCGGCTCTTCAGACCCGGTTTAA
- a CDS encoding uncharacterized protein (EggNog:ENOG503PH1W~MEROPS:MER0002489~COG:V), with amino-acid sequence MNRAAVFKSRGPSQRVQPSHSAMARAGGGEAADALIAEINAILRGSVWAGVPGLTAAVHSSRKQKTWSFSSGVSDRRTLEPIEAAAHHFGIGSITKVFVAVVVLQLIEEGKLCLEDTIGGLLAPDVYRDIPDARDATVARLLSHEAGIDSWEDDRHWIRNARGCETDPSHIWTRTEPLDYIRRPKKTAPEPGKWYYSNSNYTFLGLIIEKVAQSSAEVEIRRRILTPLDMKQTYMEGFERPADDGCTPRRYHWATDAFRRDAGVSPSFPSVNEDLIDCTASNLSTEWTAGGIVSSAGDLVTFAAALRDGKLLSAESLAAMTEWRPASNGEEMGRGLFRMTRPGDGRRWLGHFGGVLGFTAALWWEEGEGRDCAVAVLSNVGTMHAGMVPSSGGHVVVKSELLELASRLARCADEEKK; translated from the coding sequence ATGAACCGCGCTGCTGTGTTTAAAAGCCGTGGCCCCTCACAACGCGTACAACCCTCACACTCCGCCATGGcacgggctggcggcggcgaggcggccgacgcgctcaTCGCCGAGATCAACGCCATCCTCCGCGGCAGCGTGTGGGCAGGCGTCCCGGGCctgaccgccgccgtgcactCCTCCCGCAAGCAGAAGACGTGGAGCTTCTCCAGCGGCGTCTCCGACAGGCGCACCCTGGAGCCCAtcgaagcggcggcgcaccacTTCGGCATCGGCAGCATCACAAAGGTctttgtcgccgtcgtcgtgctgcagctcatcgaggagggcaagctCTGTCTCGAAGACACGATCggcgggctcctcgcccCGGACGTGTATCGCGACATCCCCGACGCCAGGGACGCGACCGTGGCGCGGCTCCTGAGCCACGAGGCGGGCATCGACTCCTGGGAGGACGACCGGCACTGGATCCGCAACGCCCGCGGCTGCGAGACGGACCCCTCTCACATCTGGACCAGGACGGAGCCGCTCGACTACATCCGTCGGCCCAAGAAGACAGCCCCCGAACCCGGCAAGTGGTACTACTCCAACTCCAACTACACGTTCctcggcctcatcatcgAAAAAGTCGCGCAGAGCTCCGCCGAGGTTGAGATCCGGCGACGCATCCTCACTCCGCTGGACATGAAGCAGACCTACATGGAGGGCTTCGAGCGtccggccgacgacggctgtACCCCCCGGCGCTACCACTGGGCCACCGACGCGTTCCGGCGCGATGCGGGGGTGAGCCCCTCGTTCCCGTCGGTCAACGAGGACCTCATCGACTGCACGGCCTCGAACCTGTCCACTGAGTggaccgccggcggcatcgtctcCTCGGCAGGCGACCTGGTCAcattcgccgccgcgctgcgcgacggcaagctcctctccgccgagtccctcgccgccatgacggaGTGGCGGCCCGCGAGCAACGGTGAGGAGATGGGCCGCGGGCTGTTCCGCATGACGCGTCCCGgagatgggcggcggtggctgggGCACTTTGGCGGCGTGCTGGGCTTCACCGCGGCGCTTtggtgggaggagggcgagggtcgcgactgcgccgtcgcggtgctATCCAACGTGGGGACCATGCATGCGGGCATGGTGCCGTCGAGCGGGGGTCACGTTGTGGTCAAGTCGGAGTTGTTGGAGCTGGCTTCCCGGTTGGCTCGCTGTGCTGATGAGGAGAAGAAGTAG
- a CDS encoding uncharacterized protein (COG:S~EggNog:ENOG503P1XC) — translation MSSTLGLVDAVNTISTFLAHQQVRTTNDLTTILGPPPSDPITSSSSSSPGDDANESPPVHVIVLCASSVIATTEHAIRALSEYEETLAGATTAATKPSTIGDKPSSSAAARPPRLILVLCGGIGHSTALMHRALARHPRYSALADSLHGQPEARMLDAVRRQMLPAREDRHHAQDMSAGESPRTPTAAAATAELDRDTDTTITTDKERLSRPPLRHFEVLLEDKSTNCGSNAVETKKLLAAHGVACPRTVVVAQDPTMCRRTVASFAKVYGPDDDEEEEEGSGSATHAVPRPRIVGWPAFVPRVRAAVPADSRTRSQAPQGMQRDGSDINDGDGGGVAGLTYEEARELGPDAQLWPMGRFLGLVAGEVPRLRDDENGYGPRGKGFIARVCVPAEVERSWEVVRSCIEEVDGLR, via the coding sequence ATGTCTTCCACGTtaggcctcgtcgacgccgtcaacacCATATCCACGTTCCTCGCGCACCAGCAAGTCCGCACGACCAACGACCTTACCACCATCCTCggaccgccgccatcggaccccatcaccagcagcagcagcagcagcccaggcgacgatgcgaATGAGTCGCCCCCAGTGCACGTCATCGTCCTGTGCGCCTCATCCGTCATTGCGACCACGGAGCATGCGATCCGAGCGCTTTCAGAGTACGAGGAGACGCTGGCGGGAGCGACCACAGCGGCAACAAAACCATCAACAATTGGGGACAAaccatcctcgtcggcagcggctcgtcCTCCACGACTCATACTCGTCctctgcggcggcatcggccaCTCCACGGCGCTCATGCAccgcgccctcgctcgcCACCCGCGGTACAGCGCCTTGGCGGACTCGCTGCATGGCCAGCCCGAGGCGCGGATGCTCGACGCGGTGAGACGACAGATGCTGCCAGCACGCGAGGACCGTCACCACGCACAAGACATGTCCGCGGGTGAGTCCCCAAGGACAcctactgctgctgctgccaccgcaGAATTAGATAGGGATACAGACACGACAATCACTACCGACAAAGAGCGACTTTCACGGCCGCCTTTGCGGCACTTCGAAGTCCTCCTCGAAGACAAGTCCACCAACTGCGGCTccaacgccgtcgagacgaagaagctcctcgccgcgcacggCGTGGCCTGTCCGCGgactgtcgtcgtcgcgcaggacCCTACCATGTGCAGACGCACGGTTGCGTCCTTTGCCAAGGTCTACggcccagacgacgacgaagaagaagaagagggaaGCGGCTCTGCGACGCACGCTGTGCCAAGGCCGCGGATCGTGGGGTGGCCGGCGTTTGTGCCCCGTGTGAGAGCCGCTGTCCCCGCAGATTCACGGACACGCTCGCAAGCACCGCAAGGCATGCAGCGAGACGGCAGCGACATcaacgacggtgacggtggtggcgtcgcggGACTAACGTACGAGGAGGCGCGTGAGCTAGGCCCCGACGCGCAACTGTGGCCGATGGGTCGCTTCTTGGGCctggtggcgggcgaggtgccGCGCCTGAGAGACGATGAGAACGGGTACGGGCCGAGGGGAAAGGGGTTCATCGCCAGGGTGTGTGTGCCGGCTGAGGTGGAGCGGTCGTGGGAGGTGGTGCGGTCGTGTATCGAGGAGGTGGATGGATTGCGATGA
- a CDS encoding uncharacterized protein (COG:S~EggNog:ENOG503P65A), translated as MAHHSHPANPHLHHGGGGSSSITSTSTTPSGPRLRAGPNLDAFGAIIAGDRAPKGEINVETRAAIIAAVQAGEKKKSIARRFGISGASINRTLDRFEKTGQLTSRPRAGRPRTKPLPARPTDPTSRRRPGPPRSLNLPRVLVGPPVHASPGAAVSFLTPQQERTLTRLLATLTVTLHPTTYVYCSFADPSRLPPMPQIQLFFQEPGGITIVTSMGYARAHNLPYLSPCKMLTLAVTPDLPALGLMPIVEARLAAAGMCANTVSGFFRDHLFVPVGREHEAVRVLTAMAEEKRHEASIVEGQFPTVPPYVPPPASTTPEGSVPPRGTSARPTGPEVAASDTTSFDRDADSDDPHAMSEPFTEDESADEEGASPSPAGEEADADEAAAESQVLAETRAAAAATTTTTQAVGDGDQDQDVTRSPSLGADSRSPAGNATGEDTGGESGPFAGAREAFEALRKAAMQADHSRAS; from the coding sequence ATGGCTCACCATAGCCACCCCGCGAACCCTCACctccaccatggcggcggcggcagtagCAGTATCACCAGTACCAGCACCACACCCAGCGGCCCGCGGCTACGCGCCGGCCCCAACCTCGACGCCTttggcgccatcatcgccggcgACCGCGCGCCCAAAGGCGAGATCAACGTCgagacgcgcgccgccatcatcgccgccgtccaggccggcgagaagaagaagagcattGCCCGCCGCTTCGGCATCTCCGGCGCCTCCATCAACCGCACCCTTGACCGGTTCGAGAAGACGGGCCAGCTGACGTCGcggccccgcgccggccggccccggACCAAACCTCTCCCTGCGCGGCCCACGGACCCGAcgtcccgccgtcgccccgggCCCCCGCGCTCCCTCAACCTGCCCCgggtcctcgtcggcccccCGGTCCACGccagccccggcgccgcggtcTCGTTCCTCACGCCTCAGCAGGAGCGCACCCTCAcacgcctcctcgccactCTCACCGTCACCCTGCACCCGACCACGTACGTCTACTGCAGCTTCGCCGACCCCTCCCGCCTGCCTCCCATGCCGCAGATCCAGCTCTTCTTCCAGGAGcccggcggcatcaccatcgtcaccagcATGGGCTACGCCCGGGCCCACAACCTGCCCTACCTGTCCCCCTGCAAGATGCTGACCCTCGCCGTCACTCCggacctgcccgccctgggGCTCATgcccatcgtcgaggcccgcctcgccgccgctggcatGTGTGCCAACACCGTGAGCGGCTTCTTCCGCGACCACCTTTTTGtccccgtcggccgcgagcacgaggcggtgcgcgtcctgacggccatggccgaggagaagcggcACGAGGCCTCCATTGTTGAGGGTCAGTTCCCAACCGTGCCGCCGTACGTGCCTCCTCCGGCGAGTACGACACCCGAGGGCAGCGTGCCACCAAGGGGCACCAGCGCGCGCCCGACGGGCCCTGAGGTTGCGGCCAGCGACACCACATCGTTTGATAGGGACGCAGACTCGGACGACCCCCACGCTATGAGTGAGCCGTTCACTGAGGACGAGTCTGCCGACGAAGAAGGCGCCTCTCCGTCCCCCGCTGGTGAAGAGGCAGATGCCGACGAAGCAGCCGCCGAGAGCCAAGTTCTGGCCgagacgcgggcggcagcggcggcgacgacgaccacgacgcagGCGGTGGGGGATGGGGATCAGGACCAGGACGTGACGCGGAGCCCATCGCTCGGTGCCGACAGCAGGAGCCCGGCCGGCAACGCGACCGGGGAAGATACGGGCGGTGAATCCGGTCCGTttgccggcgcgcgcgaggcttTCGAGGCTTTGCGCAAGGCTGCCATGCAAGCAGATCATTCAAGAGCGTCCTAG
- a CDS encoding Aminodeoxychorismate lyase (EggNog:ENOG503P707~COG:E) yields MTQNLPADFFIFTSIRYEPSLRDATVNLPYYLLPFHLARLRTAAAAFDLPKVREILEDEESALSLLTTTVNNAVPDKTKPWRVNVRLTPGGHVAASATSLPPLKNNIMSLPDVEALPQFLQKEVGRRGLTYWDVVVDSLPTPASLFTGHKTSVRDMYNAARARVGLVSYDEPREILLWNENGEVTEGSITTVYLWREASGSGARRLVTPPLQCGPNAGSTRRYALSKGLCDEEAVKLEELKDGDEIWLSHASDGFFPGRLRFLNK; encoded by the coding sequence ATGACTCAAAATCTCCCCGCCGACTTCTTCATCTTCACATCCATCCGTTACGAACCCTCCCTCCGCGACGCCACCGTCAATCTCCCCTACTACCTGCTGCCGTTTCATCTTGCTCGTCTGCGCacagcggcagccgcctTTGACCTCCCAAAGGTCCGCGAGATcctggaagacgaggaaTCGGCTCTGTCGCTGCTTACAACAACCGTCAACAATGCCGTACCCGACAAGACCAAGCCCTGGCGCGTCAACGTGCGGCTCACgcccggcggccacgtcgccgcctccgccactTCCCTCCCGCCGCTGAAGAACAACATCATGAGTCTCCCAGACGTCGAGGCGTTGCCTCAGTTTCTGCAGAAAGAggttggccgccgcgggctgaCGTACTGGGATGTGGTTGTCGACTCTCtgcccacgcccgcgtcgctcTTCACCGGCCACAAGACCTCCGTCCGTGACATGTACAACGCCGCCCGAGCGAGAGTCGGCCTCGTGTCCTACGACGAGCCGCGGGAAATTCTGCTCTGGAATGAGAACGGCGAGGTTACCGAGGGCAGCATCACGACTGTGTACCTGTGGCGTGAGGCTTCAGGGTCCGGGGCGCGGCGAttggtgacgccgccgctgcagtgcggccccaacgccggctcgacgaggcgctaCGCGCTGAGCAAGGGGTTgtgcgacgaggaggccgtcaagctcgaggagctcaaggacgggGATGAAATCTGGCTGAGCCACGCGAGCGATGGCTTCTTCCCCGGTCGCCTACGGTTTCTCAACAAGTAA
- a CDS encoding uncharacterized protein (COG:O~EggNog:ENOG503P34N) has product MASKQITLFDLRSKAPNHAWSLNPWKTRLLLNYKGLDYKTEWLNYPEIKPRLEAHVSPNAEGYAYSIPTVAFPDGTWVMDSRAIAAAIEERHPSPPAHLSSPYQARIEALVPAAMKALLPVLYPQIPRSLLEPASIEYWYRVRSEKVGMPIDEFEAKYGGDAAYAAATKPLRDITSLYAEKASDGPFLQGKEPCYADFAWIAFLEFTRRVGEDVYEGVLDRAGDRTVHEKLMKAAAPWLERNDH; this is encoded by the exons ATGGCGAGCAAACAAATCACTCTCTTTGACCTGCGCAGCAAAGCGCCTAACCACGCGTGGTCTCTCAACCCGTGGAAGA CCCGCCTGCTTCTCAACTACAAGGGGCTTGACTACAAAACAGAATGG CTCAACTATCCCGAGATCAAACCCCGCCTCGAAGCCCA CGTCTCTCCCAACGCCGAAGGCTACGCATACAGTATCCCAACCGTGGCCTTTCCTGACGGCACCTGGGTCATGGACTCGcgggccatcgccgccgccatcgaggagcgTCACCCCTCTCCTCCCGCGCACCTCTCCTCTCCGTACCAGGCGCGCATCGAGGCCCTTGTCcccgcggcgatgaaggccCTCCTACCCGTCTTGTATCCGCAGATCCCGCGGAGCCTActcgagccagccagcatcgAGTACTGGTACCGCGTGCGCTCTGAAAAGGTCGGCATGCCCATCGACGAGTTCGAAGCCAAAtacggcggcgatgcggcgtacgcggccgccacgaagCCTCTGCGAGACATCACGTCCCTGTACGCGGAGAAAGCCAGCGACGGACCGTTTCTGCAGGGCAAGGAGCCGTGCTACGCTGACTTTGCGTGGATTGCGTTTCTGGAGTTCACGCGCCGcgttggcgaggacgtcTACGAGGGCGTGCTAGACAGGGCAGGGGACAGGACGGTGCATGAGAAGCTGATGaaggctgctgcgccgtggcTGGAGCGAAATGATCACTGA